From Perognathus longimembris pacificus isolate PPM17 chromosome 4, ASM2315922v1, whole genome shotgun sequence, one genomic window encodes:
- the LOC125349934 gene encoding stress-associated endoplasmic reticulum protein 1 produces MVAKQRIRMANEKHSKNITQRGNVAKTSRNAPEEKASVGPWLLALFIFVVCGSAIFQIIQSIRMGM; encoded by the coding sequence ATGGTCGCCAAGCAGCGGATCCGGATGGCCAACGAGAAGCACAGCAAGAACATCACCCAGCGCGGCAACGTCGCCAAGACCTCGAGGAACGCCCCCGAAGAGAAGGCCTCGGTGGGCCCTTGGCTGTTGGCGCTCTTCATTTTCGTCGTCTGCGGCTCGGCCATTTTCCAGATTATTCAGAGTATCAGGATGGGCATGTGA